In Marinobacter sp. ANT_B65, the following proteins share a genomic window:
- a CDS encoding DUF945 family protein, which yields MKAKWIIAGAGVLVVAGAGAMPWVVGYVTEQQWQQVTRELNQSQQFVQMQTEDYRRGFFSAELDGAVTVLNPETGETHPVEYRAKVTHGITGSLIDFKPVDGWAPEGAGWFQEEPRLTLESRLWGNAVLELEAPAMAINDPEGGESLRTSSGVIRVELSDAGSKAEALVVWPQLSFTGPDMNVRVNDFRAEQSMSHLNGDVWTGTMESSIASVEMTSSAAPPVTLEELRASSSTEAKDDGQRLDSRLLIEAGKVRLEDEAYGPHKLSFVLEDLDVASWGNLTTSIAELQNTALASDAGSREAFERQMAAMGQVSMAMRDLAVEGFSVGFPEISLNTPEGAVTGSVMISHPELADDQKGEMLMVMQQLTGSMNLSMPAVLADEYPGVRLQLAPLIKQGLLVPEGDRLVMAAKLNDMVISVNGQEIPLPPLF from the coding sequence TTGAAAGCAAAATGGATTATTGCTGGCGCCGGTGTACTGGTTGTGGCTGGCGCTGGCGCAATGCCTTGGGTCGTGGGTTATGTAACCGAGCAGCAGTGGCAGCAGGTTACCCGGGAGCTGAATCAGTCGCAGCAGTTTGTGCAGATGCAGACGGAAGATTATCGCCGGGGGTTCTTTAGCGCAGAACTGGATGGTGCGGTAACGGTGCTTAACCCTGAGACCGGTGAAACTCACCCTGTGGAATATCGGGCCAAGGTGACTCATGGTATCACCGGCAGCTTGATCGATTTTAAACCGGTGGATGGATGGGCACCAGAAGGCGCTGGCTGGTTTCAGGAAGAGCCCCGGCTGACTCTGGAATCCCGTCTCTGGGGTAATGCAGTGCTTGAGCTGGAGGCACCAGCTATGGCCATCAACGACCCTGAAGGCGGTGAATCACTCAGAACCAGTAGCGGTGTTATCCGGGTTGAGCTCAGTGACGCCGGGTCGAAGGCTGAAGCGCTGGTGGTATGGCCACAGTTAAGTTTTACCGGGCCGGATATGAACGTCCGTGTTAATGACTTCCGTGCTGAGCAGAGCATGTCTCACCTGAATGGCGATGTCTGGACAGGAACCATGGAGTCCTCGATTGCGTCTGTTGAAATGACCTCATCCGCGGCTCCGCCGGTAACCCTCGAGGAGCTGCGGGCGAGCAGCAGTACCGAGGCAAAAGATGACGGGCAGCGGCTGGATTCCCGGTTGTTGATTGAGGCAGGGAAGGTTCGCCTTGAAGACGAGGCCTATGGGCCGCACAAACTTTCGTTCGTTCTCGAAGATCTGGATGTTGCGAGCTGGGGTAATCTGACAACCAGTATTGCGGAGCTTCAGAACACGGCGCTTGCATCGGATGCGGGCAGCCGTGAGGCGTTTGAGCGGCAGATGGCCGCCATGGGGCAGGTGAGTATGGCCATGCGCGATCTGGCCGTGGAAGGTTTCTCAGTGGGGTTTCCCGAGATTTCCCTGAATACGCCTGAAGGCGCGGTAACCGGCAGCGTAATGATCAGCCATCCCGAGCTGGCAGACGATCAGAAAGGTGAAATGCTGATGGTCATGCAACAGCTAACCGGATCCATGAATCTGAGCATGCCTGCTGTGTTGGCAGATGAGTACCCAGGGGTGCGTTTGCAGTTGGCGCCGCTGATCAAGCAGGGATTGCTGGTGCCTGAGGGCGACCGTCTGGTAATGGCTGCGAAGCTGAACGATATGGTTATCAGCGTTAACGGCCAGGAAATTCCTCTGCCACCCCTGTTTTAG
- the coaD gene encoding pantetheine-phosphate adenylyltransferase, giving the protein MSKVIYPGTFDPITNGHTDLIERASRMFDEVVVAVAYNSKKKPLFNVEERCELVRQATTHISNVSVTGFNYLLADFVRDQGATVVIRGLRAMSDFEYEFQLADMNRRLAPELESVFLTPSNHLSYISSSLIREIASLGGNVSEFVDPAVVAALKEKFREA; this is encoded by the coding sequence ATGTCTAAAGTTATTTACCCGGGCACCTTTGACCCCATCACCAACGGGCATACAGATCTTATCGAGCGTGCCAGCCGGATGTTTGATGAGGTTGTGGTTGCCGTAGCCTATAACTCCAAGAAAAAGCCATTATTCAACGTGGAAGAGCGCTGCGAGCTGGTCCGACAGGCAACAACTCACATCTCCAACGTCAGTGTGACAGGCTTCAACTACCTGCTTGCCGATTTCGTCCGCGACCAGGGCGCCACCGTTGTTATCCGCGGACTGCGAGCAATGTCCGATTTCGAGTATGAGTTCCAGCTTGCGGATATGAATCGCCGCCTGGCGCCGGAACTGGAAAGTGTATTTCTGACACCATCCAACCATCTCTCCTACATTTCCTCCAGCCTGATCAGAGAGATCGCTTCCCTTGGCGGAAATGTATCTGAGTTCGTTGACCCGGCCGTCGTCGCAGCCCTGAAAGAAAAGTTCCGCGAAGCCTGA